DNA sequence from the Malus domestica chromosome 06, GDT2T_hap1 genome:
GTTTTCACTCCCTTTCTTATCCCTAATTTCAATGTCAAACTCTTGGAGTAGGTGTATCCAACGAATCAGCCTTGGCTTGGCTTCCTTCTTTGTGAGtaagtacttcaacgctgcatggtcaaaataaataatgactttagttccaattaaatgagaacgaaacttatctaaagcaaatacaacagcaagaagttatttttcagtggtggaatagttcaactgagcatcattcaaGGTGCGAGATGCATAATAGATGATGTGGGGTTGCTTGTTCttcctttggcctaaaacagctccaattgcataatctaaggcatcacacatgagctcaaaaggaaggctccaatctggtggagtTATGATAGAAGCCGAAGTAAGCATCTCCTTGAGGTGTTTGAAGGCCTTCTCACACTCTTCCTTGAACTCAAATGGCACTTCTTTTGAAGGAGACAGCAAATGGGCTGTGCAACCTTGGAAAAgtccttgatgaatcgcctatagaatcctgcatgtccaagaaaataaCGAACCTTTCTAACCAAAGTAGgggagggtaagtagcgtacaagatctattttcgacttatcaacctTAATTCCCTTTTCTGAGATTATGTGacccaaaactataccttgttttgccataaaatgacacttttcccaattcaaaacaATGTTAGTTTCAATGTAGCGTTTTAAGATCAAAGTGAGATTAGATAAGCATTCATCAAACGAATCAtcaaaaacactaaaatcatccatgaatacttcaatgatcttttccacatAATCTGATAAAatactcatcatgcatctttgaaatgtggcaggtgcattgcataaaccaaaaggcattctacgataagcaaatgtaccaaatgGGCATGTGAAaatggtcttttcttggtcatccggagttatgacaatctgattataacctgAATAACCattaagaaaacaataaaatgtatgactagctaacctttcaagcatttgatcaatgaatggcagatggaagtgatccttccttgtcatggcgttgagcttcctataatcaatttAAACTCTCCAACCTATTTGGATACGGGTAGGCACAAGTTCATtctcttcattcttcaccacagtaacTCTGGATTTCTTTGGAACAACTTGGACCGGCGAAACCCAACAACTATCAGAAATTGGATAGATCACCCTACAATCAAGTAGCTTGATAATCTCCTTCTTCACAATTTCCATCCTTGGAGGGTTGAGATGGCCTCGAGATGGTTTAGCTCGCTCCTCCAAAAGTAtacgatgcatgcaagtggtagggctTATTCACTTGATGTTGGCCaaggtccatccaatggctgttttgtATTCCTTCAACATCCTCACCaatttctcttcttcttgtgccgtgagtaaGGAAGAGACTATGACGGGCAAAGTCTCTTGGTCACCCAGGAAAacatacttcaaatggcttggtaaaGGTTTAAGTTCAAGGGaaggtgcctgaatcactgagGGAAGCATTTTATTAATAGAAACGGAATCTGAAATTTGGATTAGAAGCTTACCATATTGTGGTggcaatgactcaagggcagcaaccattTCAATTACTTCTTCACTAGGGTGCACGGCATGGGTTGTTTCATGCATGCCGTGGGTATGCTTAGATTTTGTCCCTTAGTTTTTGAGTCCCACTCCATTCGTAATGACCGTTTCAAGCGCATCTTTATGTAATTGCTCAAGATGTTCCTACGCCAATAAATCAAtaatatcaatagagaaacaagaataGTCGTCATTAAGATAtctcatagcttcagaaatttTGAAATCAATAATTTCCCTATCAAATTCCATTGACAGtgtccctttgaacacatcgatcttagTGCGAGCTGTTTTTATGAATGGTCGCCCAAGTAAGATTGGCAATGGTGTAGCATGGGCCGAATCCTCCATCTCTAACATATAGAAGTCAGCTGGGAATACCAAgtgattaacctgcactaaaacatcatccaaaactCCCTTTAGATAAGCATTAGAGTGATCTGCCAATTGAATAATCACTCCATCATGTTTCAgttcacctaagttcatagatacataaattgaatatggcatgacattaattgatgcacctaagtctaacatggcacgatcaaacctagtattaccaatgacacaaggaattgtaaaactacaaGGATCTTTggatttggttggtagttttcGTTGCAAAATGGCTGAAATGTTTTCACTTACCTTTACAACTTCTTTGTTGGAAATCctcttccttgttgtacaaagttcttttaaaaacttagcatacctcggaacttgtttaattgcatcaagGAGAGGGATATTCAgttgcacctttctaaacgtctcCATAATGTCCTTTTCactctcttcctt
Encoded proteins:
- the LOC139196799 gene encoding uncharacterized protein codes for the protein MGQMVEFMGQFREQSRLPSSTTVNPKGGFESAKAITLRSGKEVGVDPQPSKSSQNEDKKLQFEEEEQDNPMARIQQSLPHPPTLPNLSNSSNTGKKGLISINSNPIPPHVPFPCRFMQSKKEESEKDIMETFRKVQLNIPLLDAIKQVPRFDRAMLDLGASINVMPYSIYVSMNLGELKHDGVIIQLADHSNAYLKGVLDDVLVQVNHLVFPADFYMLEMEDSAHATPLPILLGRPFIKTARTKIDVFKGTLSMEFDREIIDFKISEAMRYLNDDYSCFSIDIIDLLA